The following are encoded in a window of Candidatus Aminicenantes bacterium genomic DNA:
- a CDS encoding ATP-binding protein encodes FENYEVEHDFIGVGRRIMLLNARQIQRVYGKERIILLAIEDITERKEIEAGLEKTRKELEAANQELEAFTYSVSHDLRAPLRGVLGFSRILVDEHASQLPAEVQRYLNLVLSNTLQMGRLVDDLLSFSRFSRQAMAKSPVYPAVLAREALEVLDSGPPGRPIQMTIGDLPACQGDRGLLKQVFVNLLSNALKFTRKRDPAVIEVGFYRRDGETVYFIRDNGAGFDMRYVGKLFGVFQRLHSSEAYEGTGVGLAIVQRIIHRHGGRIWGEGKPDQGATFFFTLEGAQS; translated from the coding sequence TTTTGAAAACTATGAAGTGGAGCATGATTTTATCGGCGTCGGCCGTCGCATCATGCTTTTAAACGCCCGGCAGATTCAGAGAGTGTACGGCAAGGAGCGGATCATCCTTCTGGCCATCGAAGACATCACCGAGCGCAAGGAAATTGAAGCCGGCTTGGAGAAGACCCGCAAAGAGCTCGAAGCGGCCAACCAAGAGCTTGAGGCGTTTACCTATTCGGTGTCGCACGACCTGCGGGCGCCGTTGCGGGGGGTGCTCGGCTTCTCGCGCATCCTGGTCGACGAGCACGCATCTCAGCTGCCCGCGGAGGTCCAACGCTACCTCAATCTCGTCCTTTCGAATACGCTTCAGATGGGCCGACTGGTGGACGATCTTCTCTCGTTCTCGCGGTTCAGCCGGCAGGCGATGGCCAAGAGTCCGGTCTATCCGGCCGTGCTCGCCCGCGAAGCGCTTGAGGTGCTTGACAGCGGGCCGCCCGGACGTCCGATCCAGATGACCATTGGCGATCTGCCCGCCTGCCAAGGCGATCGCGGGTTGCTGAAGCAGGTTTTTGTCAATCTGCTCTCCAACGCCCTGAAATTCACGCGCAAGCGGGATCCGGCGGTCATCGAGGTCGGTTTTTATCGCCGTGACGGGGAGACCGTGTACTTCATTCGCGATAACGGCGCTGGATTCGATATGCGCTATGTCGGCAAGCTGTTCGGCGTTTTCCAGCGGCTGCATTCGTCGGAGGCCTACGAAGGTACGGGGGTCGGGCTGGCCATCGTCCAGCGGATCATCCACCGTCACGGCGGGCGCATCTGGGGGGAAGGGAAACCGGACCAAGGCGCAACGTTCTTTTTCACGCTCGAAGGAGCCCAGTCATGA
- a CDS encoding response regulator gives MNTHPVEILLVEDNPSDVELTLHALRKNNLANNIHIVRDGEEALDFLFCRGAYQGRDAGLTPKVVLLDLKLPKVDGLEVLRQIRADQRTHTLPVVIMTSSREERDVVAGYKLGINSYIVKPVEFDQFTEAVRQIGCYWLLLNQPPTP, from the coding sequence ATGAATACGCATCCCGTCGAGATCCTACTGGTGGAAGACAATCCCAGCGACGTGGAATTAACGCTGCATGCGCTCCGCAAGAATAATCTGGCCAACAATATCCATATTGTTCGCGACGGCGAGGAGGCGCTTGACTTCCTCTTTTGCCGGGGCGCCTATCAAGGCCGGGACGCCGGCTTGACGCCCAAAGTGGTCTTGCTCGACTTGAAGCTGCCGAAAGTGGACGGACTCGAGGTTCTTCGTCAAATCCGCGCCGACCAGCGGACGCACACCTTGCCCGTGGTCATTATGACTTCCTCGCGCGAGGAACGCGATGTCGTCGCCGGCTACAAGCTAGGGATCAACAGCTACATCGTCAAGCCCGTCGAGTTCGATCAATTCACCGAGGCGGTGAGGCAGATCGGCTGTTATTGGCTGCTGCTGAACCAGCCCCCGACGCCCTAA
- a CDS encoding HD domain-containing protein translates to MPTKLKVLLVEDSPVDAELALHELGRAGYDPEWKRVETETEFLAQIDQGWEIILADYCLPEFSGLRAIELVRGLGLDLPLIIVSGTIGEDTAVETMRAGANDYIMKDRLGRLGPAIDRELRAAGERYERKRVAVELQEEKALIDTVVEHVPLMVFLKEATDLKFVVFNRAGEELLGYDRKALLGKSDLNLFPPEQAAQFMARDREAMIEHGVVDIPEEPILTAKKGLRLLHTKKVAIFGADGTAKYLLGISEDITEQKKAEKELRESLASLSKALNGTIHVLSAVSEIRDPYTAGHQRRVGRLAQSIAREMGLAPARVEGIRVGGVIHDIGKLAIPAEILSKPTRLSKVEFDLIKSHAQIGYDILRDIDFAWPIAEMARQHHERLDGSGYPQGLKGEAILLDARILAVADVIEAMASHRPYRPAVGIEAALEEIEKNKGLLYDSDAVSACLRLFREQDFRLE, encoded by the coding sequence ATGCCGACGAAGCTCAAGGTTCTTCTGGTGGAGGATAGCCCCGTCGACGCCGAGCTGGCTTTGCACGAGCTGGGCCGCGCCGGATACGATCCGGAGTGGAAACGGGTCGAAACGGAGACGGAATTTCTGGCCCAGATCGACCAGGGTTGGGAGATCATCCTGGCCGACTACTGCCTGCCGGAGTTCAGCGGACTGCGGGCGATCGAATTAGTGCGGGGGCTCGGTTTAGACCTGCCTCTGATTATCGTCTCAGGGACCATCGGTGAAGACACCGCCGTCGAAACGATGAGGGCCGGCGCGAACGACTACATTATGAAAGATCGGCTGGGGCGCCTGGGTCCTGCCATCGATCGGGAATTGCGCGCCGCCGGCGAGCGGTACGAGCGTAAGCGGGTGGCGGTGGAGCTCCAGGAGGAGAAAGCCCTCATTGATACGGTGGTGGAACATGTTCCTCTTATGGTTTTTCTTAAAGAGGCGACTGACCTGAAATTCGTTGTCTTCAATCGCGCCGGCGAGGAGCTTTTGGGCTACGACCGCAAGGCCCTGCTCGGCAAGAGCGACTTGAACCTCTTCCCGCCCGAACAAGCTGCCCAGTTCATGGCCAGGGACCGGGAGGCGATGATTGAACACGGCGTTGTCGACATCCCGGAGGAACCTATTCTGACGGCCAAGAAAGGCCTACGGCTGCTGCACACGAAAAAAGTGGCTATTTTCGGAGCGGATGGGACGGCCAAATATTTGTTGGGCATATCCGAGGACATCACAGAGCAAAAAAAAGCCGAAAAGGAGCTGCGAGAATCCCTCGCGAGCCTGAGCAAGGCCCTCAACGGGACCATCCATGTCCTTTCCGCTGTTTCGGAAATCAGGGACCCTTACACGGCCGGACACCAGCGGCGGGTGGGGCGGCTGGCCCAGTCCATTGCCCGGGAAATGGGGCTGGCCCCGGCCCGGGTGGAAGGCATCCGTGTGGGCGGAGTCATTCACGACATCGGGAAGCTGGCCATTCCCGCCGAAATATTAAGCAAACCGACTCGGCTGTCAAAGGTCGAATTCGATCTGATCAAATCCCATGCCCAAATCGGCTATGACATCCTCAGGGATATCGATTTCGCCTGGCCGATCGCCGAAATGGCCCGGCAGCATCATGAGCGGTTGGACGGGTCCGGGTATCCTCAAGGCTTGAAAGGCGAGGCGATCCTCCTCGATGCTCGCATTTTGGCCGTGGCCGACGTCATCGAGGCGATGGCCTCGCATCGGCCGTACCGCCCCGCCGTCGGCATCGAGGCCGCGCTTGAAGAGATCGAAAAAAACAAAGGCCTGCTCTATGATTCGGACGCTGTTTCGGCGTGTTTGCGATTGTTCCGCGAACAAGACTTCCGGCTCGAGTAG
- a CDS encoding multiheme c-type cytochrome, giving the protein MGKTAKFAIGVVVVLLGIFLVVRAAPAQKKTYDLFETPKRCAQCHKEIFTEWKSAMMSQAYTHPWDEIEYFKLAVPQANKDPKVAEVKAGCNGCHTPAAFFIGNTPPPLPSANSRANESVSCDVCHTISGFQGDTPFNFNYVLNPGKVKYGPREGAVSPFHETKYSDFVKSPDFCGTCHNEKNPFGLWVKSTHLEWKEGPYSKQGVRCQDCHMWRFPGQSADMGQPLPDMAHHNFPGGHVPAKVRGVVELKVYADADDYAPGDKAVIRVHLYNAKTGHKFPTGSVEDRQLWLEVHAVDAKGNRYPLPVDKKGFPGEEYTISSNALAYQDMGDMMMDVPGFAGVKRDDIEEGHRVFRMAYFDPKGRMTIGQWNTATQGTDYRIGPRETKIENYTWILPQTLPEGTLRFEAKLNYRLLIKSVAEFLKVPADEYEIKEVNAGEAEVKVIY; this is encoded by the coding sequence ATGGGAAAAACCGCCAAATTCGCCATTGGGGTCGTCGTCGTTCTGCTCGGCATCTTCCTCGTCGTCCGGGCCGCGCCGGCGCAAAAAAAGACCTACGACTTGTTCGAGACGCCCAAGCGATGCGCCCAGTGCCACAAGGAGATCTTCACCGAGTGGAAATCGGCCATGATGTCCCAGGCCTACACCCATCCCTGGGACGAGATCGAGTACTTCAAGCTGGCCGTGCCGCAAGCGAACAAGGACCCCAAGGTGGCCGAGGTTAAAGCCGGCTGCAACGGCTGCCACACGCCGGCCGCGTTCTTTATCGGCAACACGCCGCCGCCCCTGCCGTCGGCCAACAGCCGGGCCAACGAGTCCGTCTCGTGCGACGTCTGCCACACGATCTCCGGCTTCCAGGGCGACACGCCGTTCAACTTCAACTACGTCCTGAACCCGGGCAAGGTCAAATACGGTCCGCGGGAAGGTGCCGTCTCGCCCTTCCATGAAACTAAATACTCGGACTTCGTGAAGTCGCCCGATTTCTGCGGCACCTGCCATAACGAGAAGAATCCCTTCGGGCTGTGGGTCAAATCCACCCACCTGGAGTGGAAAGAAGGCCCCTACAGTAAACAGGGCGTGCGCTGCCAGGACTGCCACATGTGGCGCTTCCCCGGCCAGAGCGCCGACATGGGTCAGCCGCTCCCCGACATGGCCCACCACAATTTCCCCGGCGGCCATGTCCCGGCCAAGGTAAGAGGTGTCGTCGAGCTCAAGGTTTATGCCGATGCCGACGACTACGCCCCGGGCGACAAGGCGGTTATCCGAGTCCATCTCTACAACGCCAAAACCGGCCACAAGTTCCCGACTGGCTCGGTCGAGGACCGGCAGCTTTGGCTCGAAGTCCACGCCGTCGATGCCAAGGGGAACCGCTATCCCCTGCCCGTGGACAAGAAGGGTTTTCCGGGCGAAGAGTACACCATCTCGTCCAACGCCCTCGCCTACCAGGACATGGGCGACATGATGATGGACGTCCCGGGATTCGCGGGCGTCAAGCGCGACGACATCGAGGAGGGCCACCGCGTCTTCCGCATGGCTTATTTCGATCCCAAGGGCCGCATGACCATCGGCCAGTGGAACACGGCGACGCAAGGGACCGACTACCGGATCGGGCCGCGCGAGACCAAGATCGAAAACTATACTTGGATTCTTCCCCAAACCCTGCCGGAAGGGACGCTGCGCTTCGAGGCCAAGCTCAACTATCGCCTGCTGATCAAAAGCGTGGCCGAATTCCTCAAGGTGCCGGCCGACGAATACGAGATCAAGGAAGTCAACGCGGGCGAAGCTGAAGTCAAGGTTATCTACTGA